In a single window of the Panthera leo isolate Ple1 chromosome A1, P.leo_Ple1_pat1.1, whole genome shotgun sequence genome:
- the LOC122216892 gene encoding synphilin-1 isoform X3, producing MVSETEAIAELSCSKDFPSLIHYAGCFGQEKILLWLLQFMQEQGISLDEVDPDGNSAVHVASQHGYLGCIQTLVEYGANVTMHNHAGEKPSQSAERHGHTLCSRYLVVVETCMSLASQVVKLTKQLKEQTMERVTLQNQLQQLLEAQKSEGKSLLSSPSSPSSPASRRSQWKSPDADDESVAKSKPGVQEGIQVLGSLSASSRARAKAKDEDSDKILRQLLGKDISESVCTQEKLSLEFQDAQASSRNSKKIPADKRELKLARLRQLMQRSLSESDTDSNTSEDPKSTPVRKADRPRPQPIVGSVESVDSAESLHLMIKKHTLASGRRFPFGIKASKSLDGHSPSPTSESSEPDLESQCPASGTTPPSQPSGDPTQPSPDSTTTQKVAMSPKSALKSPSSKRRTSQNLKLRVTFEEPVVQMEQASLEPTGEKDRDKGRTPQRTSTGSESGDQLKRPFGTFRSIMETLSGNQNNNNNYQAANQLKTSTLPLTSLGRKTTDAKRSPVSSASKGKNKAEMYGSCVTLSSNTLTEEPLRNRARHNDINRKMKKSCSIKHIAEPESNELFL from the exons GAGAAAATTCTTCTTTGGCTTCTTCAGTTTATGCAAGAACAGGGCATCTCGCTGGATGAAGTGGACCCAGATGGCAACAGTGCCGTCCACGTAGCCTCACAGCATGGCTACCTCGGGTGCATACAG ACATTGGTTGAATATGGAGCAAATGTCACCATGCACAACCACGCCGGGGAGAAGCCCTCCCAGAGCGCCGAGCGCCACGGGCACACCCTGTGCTCCCGGTACCTGGTGGTGGTGGAGACCTGCATGTCGCTGGCCTCTCAGGTGGTGAAGCTGACCAAGCAGCTGAAGGA ACAGACAATGGAACGTGTCACACTGCAGAACCAGCTCCAACAACTTCTAGAAGCCCAGAAATCAGAGGGCAAGTCCCTCCTTTCCTCGCCCAG TTCGCCATCCTCCCCCGCTTCCAGAAGGTCCCAGTGGAAATCTCCAGATGCGGATGATGAGTCTGTAGCCAAGAGCAAACCCGGGGTCCAAGAGGGGATTCAGGTGCTCGGAAGCCTGTCGGCATCCAGCCGGGCCAGGGCCAAAGCAAAAGATGAAGATTCTGACAAAATCCTCCGCCAGTTACTGGGGAAGGATATCTCAGAGAGTGTCTGCACCCAGGAAAAGCTGTCCTTGGAATTCCAGGATGCTCAGGCTTCTTCTAGAAACTCAAAGAAGATCCCTGCAGACAAGAGGGAGCTGAAGTTGGCTCGGCTGAGGCAGCTGATGCAGCGGTCCCTGAGTGAGTCCGACACCGATTCCAACACCTCTGAGGACCCCAAGAGCACACCCGTGAGGAAGGCCGACAGGCCCAGACCGCAGCCCATTGTGGGAAGTGTGGAGAGTGTGGACAGCGCAGAAAGCCTGCACCTGATGATCAAGAAACACACGTTGGCATCAGGACGCAGGTTTCCTTTTGGTATCAAAGCCTCCAAATCTCTAGACGGCcatagcccatctcccacctccgAGAGCAGCGAACCCGATTTGGAATCCCAGTGTCCCGCCTCAGGGACCACTCCCCCAAGCCAGCCCTCCGGAGACCCTACTCAGCCCAGCCCTGACAGCACCACCACCCAGAAAGTGGCCATGAGCCCCAAGAGTGCCCTCAAGTCTCCGTCTTCCAAGCGCCGGACATCTCAGAACTTAAAACTCCGAGTTACCTTTGAGGAGCCCGTGGTCCAGATGGAGCAAGCTAGCCTCGAGCCCactggggagaaggacagagataAGGGCAGGACCCCCCAGAGGACCTCTACGGGTAGCGAATCGGGGGATCAACTGAAAAGGCCTTTTGGAACCTTCCGATCTATCATGGAGACGCTCAGTGGCAACCAGAACAATAATAACAATTACCAGGCAGCCAACCAGCTGAAGACCTCCACACTGCCGTTAACCTCACTTGGAAGGAAGACAACAGATGCCAAGAGAAGTCCCGTGAGCTCTGCtagcaaaggaaagaataaggCG GAGATGTACGGCAGCTGCGTCACCCTTTCCTCTAACACGCTGACCGAAGAGCCTCTGCGTAACCGTGCACG GCATAATGACAtcaacagaaaaatgaagaaatcctgCAGCATAAAGCACATTGCTGAGCCAGAGTCAAATGAACTCTTCTTGTAA